The following are encoded together in the Cicer arietinum cultivar CDC Frontier isolate Library 1 chromosome 2, Cicar.CDCFrontier_v2.0, whole genome shotgun sequence genome:
- the LOC101499844 gene encoding uncharacterized protein, translated as MSRSRSLFPSRSRSGNGSLPVSSDDAVAAKGGLIRRRISNPSFNINTTDVSHFLNNWSTFPRSNSSFSFSFSSMCDSARKWWAWSWAWILSRKPIFATDLEMNELEIKLLASRDRGSWKHVFYRMRSEIRKITNSHHCTPLPQTYTPQSTS; from the coding sequence ATGAGCAGAAGCAGAAGCTTGTTTCCATCGAGAAGTAGAAGTGGAAATGGGTCACTCCCTGTATCCTCAGATGATGCAGTCGCAGCAAAAGGAGGTCTTATCCGCCGACGCATATCAAATCCCTCCTTCAACATCAACACCACAGATGTCTCTCATTTCCTAAATAATTGGTCCACTTTTCCCAGATCCAACTCCTCATTCTCGTTCTCATTCTCATCCATGTGTGATTCTGCCAGGAAATGGTGGGCCTGGAGCTGGGCCTGGATCCTGTCAAGGAAGCCCATATTTGCCACAGATCTGGAAATGAACGAACTGGAAATCAAACTGCTGGCTTCACGCGACAGAGGCAGTTGGAAACATGTTTTCTACAGGATGCGCTCTGAGATCAGAAAAATCACTAATTCTCATCATTGCACTCCTCTTCCTCAAACCTACACTCCACAATCCACATCATAG
- the LOC101499014 gene encoding LOW QUALITY PROTEIN: calcium-dependent protein kinase 26 (The sequence of the model RefSeq protein was modified relative to this genomic sequence to represent the inferred CDS: deleted 1 base in 1 codon), with product MGNTCRGSLKGKYIEGISQPHSESENSKRSNTCCDPPDSSYHQIKKHSNSNSPPPSSHNHHHPSNFKKDSIIMRRGPDNQSYYVLGHKTPNIRDLYTLGRKLGQGQFGTTYLCTDNSTSIEYACKSISKRKLISKEDVEDVRREIQIMHHLAGHKNIVTIKGAYEDPLYVHIVMELCSGGELFDRIIQRGHYTERKAADLTKIIVGVVEACHSLGVMHRDLKPENFLLVNKDDDFSLKAIDFGLSVFFKPGQVFTDVVGSPYYVAPEVLLKHYGPEADVWTAGVILYILLSGVPPFWAETQQGIFDAVLKGHIDFDSDPWPLISDSGKDLIRKMLCSQPSDRLTAHQVLCHPWICENGVAPDRSLDPLFFLVAVLSRLKQFSAMNKLKKMALRVIAESLSEEEIAGLREMFQTMDTDNSGAITFDELKAGLRRYGSTLKDTEIRDLMEAADVDNSGTIDYGEFIAATVHLNKLEREEHLIAAFQYFDKDGSGYITVDELQQACAEHNMTDVFLEDIIREVDQDNDGRIDYGEFAAMMQKGNVGIGRRTMRNSLNLSMRDAPSAH from the exons atGGGCAATACATGCCGTGGATCTTTGAAAGGAAAATATATTGAGGGCATTAGCCAGCCCCACTCAGAATCAGAGAATTCCAAACGCAGCAACACTTGTTGTGATCCCCCAGACTCATCATACCACCAAATCAAGAAACATTCCAATTCCAATTCTCCTCCTCCATCTTCACATAATCATCACCATCCTTCCAACTTCAAGAAAGACTCCATCATCATGCGCCGTGGCCCTGATAACCAGTCTTATTATGTCTTGGGTCATAAGACTCCCAACATTCGTGATCTCTACACTCTTGGCCGTAAACTTGGACAGGGTCAATTTGGTACCACTTATTTATGCACTGACAATTCCACCTCCATTGAATATGCTTGCAAATCCATCTCCAAGAGGAAGCTCATTTCCAAGGAGGACGTCGAGGATGTTAGGAGGGAAATTCAGATTATGCATCATTTGGCTGGTCACAAAAACATTGTCACCATCAAGGGTGCCTATGAGGATCCTCTCTATGTCCATATTGTTATGGAGCTTTGTTCTGGTGGTGAGTTGTTTGATCGCATCATCCAGAGAGGCCACTATACCGAGAGAAAGGCTGCTGACTTGACCAAAATTATTGTTGGTGTTGTTGAAGCCTGTCATTCCCTTGGTGTTATGCACAGAGATCTCAAGCCTGAAAACTTTTTGTTGGTCAACAAAGATGATGATTTCTCTCTTAAAGCTATTGACTTTGGCCTCTCTGTTTTCTTTAAACCAG GTCAAGTTTTCACTGACGTAGTTGGCAGCCCATACTATGTTGCTCCCGAGGTTCTCCTCAAGCATTATGGGCCTGAAGCAGATGTTTGGACCGCCGGTGTCATACTTTATATATTGCTCAGTGGTGTACCACCGTTTTGGGCAG AGACCCAGCAGGGTATATTTGATGCTGTATTGAAGGGACATATAGATTTTGACTCAGATCCATGGCCTCTAATATCTGATAGTGGAAAAGATCTGATTAGAAAGATGCTGTGTTCTCAGCCTTCAGATCGGCTGACTGCTCATCAAGTCTTAT GTCATCCTTGGATATGTGAAAATGGAGTTGCCCCTGATAGATCATTGGACCCT CTGTTCTTTCTCGTCGCTGTTCTTTCTCGTCTCAAACAGTTTTCTGCAATGAATAAGCTAAAGAAGATGGCATTGCGG GTAATTGCCGAAAGTCTATCTGAAGAGGAAATTGCTGGTTTGAGAGAAATGTTCCAGACTATGGATACTGATAACAGTGGTGCAATCACTTTTGATGAACTCAAAGCTGGTCTAAGAAGATATGGGTCTACCCTTAAGGATACAGAAATACGCGATCTTATGGAAGCG GCTGATGTGGACAACAGTGGAACTATAGATTATGGGGAGTTTATTGCTGCAACAGTTCATCTCAACAAACTGGAGCGTGAGGAACATCTTATTGCAGCATTCCAATATTTTGACAAGGATGGAAGTGGTTATATTACAGTTGATGAGCTTCAACAAGCTTGTGCTGAACATAACATGACTGATGTTTTTCTTGAAGATATTATCAGGGAAGTTGATCAAGATAAT GATGGAAGGATTGATTATGGTGAATTTGCTGCTATGATGCAAAAAGGAAATGTTGGAATTGGTAGGAGGACTATGCGCAACAGTTTAAATTTGAGCATGAGGGACGCGCCAAGTGCTCATTAG